TACTAAACATCTCTCCAGGTTTAATGTGTTTGAGAAATGTAATAGAGATTTAAATGGCAGTGCAATGATTACTGTCTATATGGTTAGTGGATTGTTCATTGTTAGCTTGGATAAGACCTGGTTAGTAATCTATAATTAAGAATATAAACGATTTTATTCTCCAGACTTTGTGATAGGAACCATTTTAGGAGAGCATAGGTAGGACTATATACAAGCAGAGATGAAACAAAAAATGAACTTGTTTCCATATATTGGACATCTTGGCAAGACCCATGGTATTATTGACGCACAGTTTGTATTCCTGGAAGAGTTTGTATCAGTTTTTGTCATTATGTCCCATATTCCGCTGAATTATTTTATAGCTGATAAAACCTTCTTTGCTGGATAGATTATATGAATTCAGCGGAATATGGGTTATGTCAAATAAACTATTACGTAAAGATACGATTTAGTGAATTAATTGTTCAGAGAATATATCCATTCGTTCAGAATGGAATTTGCTATAGCGTACTTTGACTGTTGTTATTATGATATTACTTAATGTAAAGTTTGGCTAAGTGATACAGTAAGTTAATCAATAGTTTTCATACATATTCTCCAATATCTTAACAACCTCATCTTTGCTTAGATTTTTAGGAACAAAGTTATAACATGGATCTTTGAATATCATGTCAGAGGTCTCGATTAAATTTTTCTTTGATATCCCCAGTTCCCTCAAAGATCTTATTTCAAGTTTCTTAATGAATTTTCTTATTGCTTCAGCAACAATTTCACCTATTTCTTCGCTGTTTTCATTTCCGCTAAAAGATATTCCCATTGACTCACCGACAATCTTAACCTTAGAATCGTCAATTCCAGCTGCATACTTCATTACCTCAGGGAGTGCTAATGCACATGCAACTCCATGTGTAATATGAAATTTTGCCCCCAGAGAATGGGCAATTGCATGGCCTAAGTGAACTAAAGCGTCGTTGAATGCAATACCAGCAAAGTTACTTGCCAGTAAAAGGTTACCCCTTGCCTCGATATTTGCACCATCTTTGACAGCAATAGGCAAATATCTCATTATTCTTTTTATTGCATCTGAAGCTAAAAGTTCAGATTTAGGATTTGGAAACTTTGCTGTAATAGCTTCTGCAGCGTGAGCGAATGCATCCATTCCGGTATGGGCTGTTGTTTCTTGCGACACACTAACTGTTGCTTCTGGGTCTAATATTCCTAAAGATGCAGCTCCTATCACTGAATTTTTAACATTATTTACAGTATCTGTTATAACAGCCACACTTGTACTTTCACTTCCTGTCCCTGCTGTTGTAACCACCATGACAACCGGCACTCCCGGTTTGTAGAATGGATTTCCAAAATATTGGTTTATTGGTGGAGGATTATTTACTAAAATATTTATTGCTTTTGCTGCATCCATAGAGCTTCCACCACCTACTGCTACTATTCCATCAATTTTTTCAGCTTTAGCTATTTCTCCACCTTGGTCTATTATATAATCTGGAGGTTCAGGTGTTACTTCGTTAAACTCAATTAATTCTACACCTGCACTCAGCAGGCTTTTCTTACACTTTGCGTAAACTTCGCTTTTTGCTATAGTTTTTCCTGATACAATCATTATCTTTGTGCATCCTAGTTTTTTAACTTCTTCACCAAGCAAACTGATTGTTCCCTCTCCATAGATTATCGGACATAATTGTGAATATCTTGCCATTTAACTATTCCCCCTTGTAGTCTATAAATTATATGCGGTCAAAAAGCCGGTTTCCATTGCATTTCTTATTCTTCCAACTTCTCTGGCATCTCCAAGCACAAAAACTCTATCAAAAGCAGATTTTATTTCATCAATTGACTCTTTGGATGGTACTCTTCCAAGGGATAATACGACATAATCAAACTCATAATACTCACTTGTTCCGGTTTCAGTATTTTCAAAAACGACATTCTTTCCTTCTATCTTAACCAGTTTGTGCTTGGGATACAATTTTACCCCTAAAGGCTTTATATGGTTCATCACATCTATTAAATTCTGGAAGTAAAGTCCCGGACCTATTTCGTCAGCCATTTCAAATACACTAACGTCATTGCTGTTTGCAGCAAGATAATGTGCTGTCTCAAGACCAGTCATTCCTGAGCCTACAACTGCAATCTTTTTATTATTAAGCTTTACTTTTCCGCTTAATATATCCTCAGCTGTTGATACATTTTCTCCTTCTATACCAGGTATTGATTTTGGTATTATCGGGTTTGAACCCTGAGCAATAAACACTGCATACGGGTTAAGTTCCTTTAAGTCTTCTATGGTAGGCACTGTATTGTACCTTATTTCGACTCCTTCTTTTTCAACCTGTGATTTTAAATAATCTATCAGCCAATTTATTTTTTCTTTTTTTGGAGGCTTGTTGGCAAGTTGTAACTGACCGCCGAGTTTATCTGATTTTTCAAATATAACAGGTTTATATTTCCTGATAGCTAAAACTCTTGCAGCTTCAAGTCCTGAAGGGCCTGCACCAATTATGGCTACAACCTTTCCTTCACCATCTTCTTTAAAATTGCTATATTCGTATTCATTTCCACCTTGTATATTAATGCTACATTGGCAGGACATTCCGCTTGAATCAGCTTTCATTAGTGTTTCCATGCAATGTAGACATGATATACATTTTCTAATTTCATTTACTCTTCCTTCTTTAGCCTTATTGGACCAATCAGGGTCTGCAAAATGTTGTCTTGCTGATCCAGCAAAATCAATCTTTCCTTCCCTAATCATTTTATCTGCATATTCTGGGTCCCTTATAACTGCAACGCCTATAACGGGTATGTTTACTGCCTTTTTTATAGTTTCCGGTAGATAAATTTTCCACCCCTGTTCGAAAGAAGAGGGTTCCCATGATACATTCATTGTTTCGTATATTCCACAGCTAATATCAAGTGCATCTACACCAAGTTCTTCCAATCTT
The window above is part of the Calorimonas adulescens genome. Proteins encoded here:
- a CDS encoding iron-containing alcohol dehydrogenase, with product MARYSQLCPIIYGEGTISLLGEEVKKLGCTKIMIVSGKTIAKSEVYAKCKKSLLSAGVELIEFNEVTPEPPDYIIDQGGEIAKAEKIDGIVAVGGGSSMDAAKAINILVNNPPPINQYFGNPFYKPGVPVVMVVTTAGTGSESTSVAVITDTVNNVKNSVIGAASLGILDPEATVSVSQETTAHTGMDAFAHAAEAITAKFPNPKSELLASDAIKRIMRYLPIAVKDGANIEARGNLLLASNFAGIAFNDALVHLGHAIAHSLGAKFHITHGVACALALPEVMKYAAGIDDSKVKIVGESMGISFSGNENSEEIGEIVAEAIRKFIKKLEIRSLRELGISKKNLIETSDMIFKDPCYNFVPKNLSKDEVVKILENMYENY
- a CDS encoding NAD(P)/FAD-dependent oxidoreductase, with translation MFEYLFSKGKIGTMETKNRIVFTPMGNALANTDGTVSQKDIYFYGARAKGGVGVVFTECAIVDGERGKGNGKQICVYDDKFIPGLKALADEIHKYDSKIVVQIYHPGRQGISLINGNLPMLAPSEVECNVVHQPTEAMTIKQIEDMVDKFVNAAVRLKKAGIDGVEVHAAHGYLVNQFLSPYTNKRTDKYGGSLENRMRFLEEIIIGIREKCGKDYPLIVRLSVDEFLGYVGLSEEGLHVEESVKIAKRLEELGVDALDISCGIYETMNVSWEPSSFEQGWKIYLPETIKKAVNIPVIGVAVIRDPEYADKMIREGKIDFAGSARQHFADPDWSNKAKEGRVNEIRKCISCLHCMETLMKADSSGMSCQCSINIQGGNEYEYSNFKEDGEGKVVAIIGAGPSGLEAARVLAIRKYKPVIFEKSDKLGGQLQLANKPPKKEKINWLIDYLKSQVEKEGVEIRYNTVPTIEDLKELNPYAVFIAQGSNPIIPKSIPGIEGENVSTAEDILSGKVKLNNKKIAVVGSGMTGLETAHYLAANSNDVSVFEMADEIGPGLYFQNLIDVMNHIKPLGVKLYPKHKLVKIEGKNVVFENTETGTSEYYEFDYVVLSLGRVPSKESIDEIKSAFDRVFVLGDAREVGRIRNAMETGFLTAYNL